The nucleotide sequence CAAATGGAAAGGGAAGTCCTTCCACCATAGAGCTCAGTGACCAGTGGCACAGCCTAAGCTACTTTGTGCTGCCTGGGCTGTAGCTGGCTTGTTGGTCTTCACCTAAGCCTGGTTCTGTGACCGTTTGTTGAGGCCTCTCTTCTTCTTGTCTGTCACTTCTGAGAGTTTCTCTTCCCAGAGGTTCCTGGTGCACATCCCAATCACGCAGCAAGCCAGACGTTTCCCAGCATTTCCGTTTTCCAGGCTGGCCTTGTTGTTGCCCTTGCCCATGTCATCTTCCTGCTCGTGGATCACAATGGATCTGCCCATGATGGAATAGGGACCAGACAGAGTGGCAAAGAGATTCGGCTTGTATTTTCTGATCTTGCCTTCTCTGGGAAAGAAGTTGCCGAAGTCCCCTGGGTGGCGGGGGTGGTTGACACTGAAGGGGTTGTAGTGCCCACCCGTGGAGTCGCAGCCGTTGCTGAGGTCCCCGAGCTCGTGGATGTGTATAGCTCGACCAGACTGGTTATTACCCACTGGAAACCCATCCAAGTGAAAAATGGCTTCTAACCTTCCATATGAGTAATACTGTCGGAATAAGACCTGCCCAGTCACTTGTGGCTTTTCAGCATCTATTTTGGAGCTGGGCTTCATTTCACAAGTGGCATAAATCAGCCCATCAGTCTCATTGCCAGGCAGCACTGGATACAGCAAATTCTTCCAGAGGTCATTCACTTTCTTCTGTATGTCATGAAGTGACTCTTGGCTTGGATCAGTCTCTTTGTCTGTCATGGCACCAAAGGCAGACAGGGCAAGCCCAGTAaccagagaaagaagcagaagcatcTTGGCAATTCTGAGCCTGCAAAAGGTACAAGAAGCTACAGGGAATGAAGGGCTTCTTGCAGCAGTATGGCTGGGGAGGAAGGCAAGCAGCCCAtggcagtgctgagcccagcagctggagcagggtccCAGGGGACTGCTGCTTTCTAAATCTGCCTGATGTGACGAACTGAAACTACAACAGAATGCCTGTGCATGTTTGAACACATACAACTGACACCCATGACTAAAAGAAA is from Indicator indicator isolate 239-I01 chromosome 23, UM_Iind_1.1, whole genome shotgun sequence and encodes:
- the SOD3 gene encoding extracellular superoxide dismutase [Cu-Zn] — protein: MLLLLSLVTGLALSAFGAMTDKETDPSQESLHDIQKKVNDLWKNLLYPVLPGNETDGLIYATCEMKPSSKIDAEKPQVTGQVLFRQYYSYGRLEAIFHLDGFPVGNNQSGRAIHIHELGDLSNGCDSTGGHYNPFSVNHPRHPGDFGNFFPREGKIRKYKPNLFATLSGPYSIMGRSIVIHEQEDDMGKGNNKASLENGNAGKRLACCVIGMCTRNLWEEKLSEVTDKKKRGLNKRSQNQA